One Roseimaritima multifibrata DNA window includes the following coding sequences:
- a CDS encoding metal ABC transporter ATP-binding protein: MSESTPPSSAPPLEAIGVTVAYRSTPVLQNISFATPAGSLTAIVGPNGAGKSTLIKAALNLLKTEAGEFRFFGGSFQASNGRIGYVPQRTSVDWDFPVTALDVVCMGLYGKIGWFRRVKRSHRDAARKALAQVGMEAFEDRQISQLSGGQQQRVFLARALVQDAELYLMDEPLAGVDAATEKTIIETLQKLRDQGRTAMVVHHDLQTVPVYFDRVLILNREIIAEGDVKTTFNAENLKIAFGGQLLFM; encoded by the coding sequence ATGAGCGAATCGACACCTCCATCATCCGCACCGCCACTTGAGGCGATCGGAGTCACGGTCGCCTACCGCAGCACTCCGGTCCTGCAAAACATTTCGTTTGCAACTCCGGCCGGATCGCTGACTGCCATCGTCGGTCCCAACGGAGCTGGCAAGAGCACGCTGATCAAAGCGGCATTAAACCTACTGAAAACCGAAGCGGGTGAATTCCGTTTCTTCGGCGGTAGCTTTCAAGCTTCCAACGGGAGAATCGGATACGTCCCGCAGCGAACCAGCGTCGACTGGGATTTTCCGGTCACCGCCCTGGACGTAGTCTGCATGGGTTTGTACGGAAAAATCGGTTGGTTCCGCCGAGTCAAACGGAGCCATCGCGATGCGGCCCGCAAGGCATTGGCTCAGGTCGGCATGGAGGCGTTCGAAGACCGTCAAATCAGCCAACTATCGGGCGGGCAACAACAACGTGTGTTCCTGGCACGCGCGCTGGTCCAAGATGCCGAGCTGTACCTGATGGACGAACCGCTGGCTGGCGTCGATGCCGCCACCGAAAAAACCATTATTGAAACGCTGCAAAAACTGCGTGACCAAGGCCGGACCGCGATGGTGGTCCACCATGATCTGCAGACGGTTCCCGTCTACTTCGATCGAGTGCTGATACTGAATCGCGAAATCATTGCTGAAGGGGACGTCAAAACAACCTTCAACGCCGAAAACCTAAAAATTGCGTTTGGCGGTCAATTGCTATTCATGTGA
- a CDS encoding metal ABC transporter permease, translated as MSQIVEILSAPNTRVVLLGVAALGFAAGIVGTYLVLRRRALAGDVVGHAALPGVSIAFLIWSGLYPTAPKNLLVLLIGGAIASALGMLTTAILRRFGRLPDDAVLAIVLSTFFGAGVVLLSVVQRAATGSQAGIREFIFGQAAAMLPSDVHLIIITATLATLLSTLIMKEWTLVCFDEGACQVLGYPVLAIDIVMMGLVVCVCIVGMQAVGLLLVVALLVIPPSAARFWTDRVPYMAPLAGVIGSLSAVCGGVMSALFDKLPTGAVIVIAAASILAFSMVFGTRHGWLGSRRAYAPQSQ; from the coding sequence GTGAGCCAAATCGTCGAAATCCTTTCTGCACCAAACACGCGAGTCGTCCTGCTTGGCGTTGCGGCACTTGGTTTTGCCGCCGGCATTGTCGGCACCTACTTGGTCCTTCGCAGGCGTGCGTTGGCCGGAGACGTTGTCGGGCATGCGGCTTTACCGGGCGTTTCCATCGCGTTCCTGATTTGGTCTGGACTATATCCAACGGCTCCCAAAAATTTGCTTGTCCTATTGATTGGAGGAGCCATTGCAAGTGCTTTAGGGATGTTAACCACGGCGATCCTACGGCGTTTCGGACGACTGCCTGACGATGCCGTTTTAGCGATCGTGCTGAGCACTTTTTTCGGCGCCGGAGTGGTTTTGTTGTCCGTCGTCCAGCGAGCTGCCACGGGATCGCAGGCGGGAATCCGCGAATTTATCTTTGGCCAAGCCGCCGCGATGCTGCCGTCCGACGTTCACTTGATCATTATCACCGCCACACTTGCCACGCTGTTGTCGACATTGATCATGAAAGAGTGGACGTTGGTCTGTTTTGACGAAGGGGCCTGCCAGGTGCTGGGGTATCCGGTGCTGGCGATCGATATCGTCATGATGGGACTGGTCGTTTGTGTCTGTATTGTCGGAATGCAAGCCGTTGGTCTGCTATTGGTCGTCGCCTTGTTGGTCATCCCTCCCAGCGCCGCACGGTTCTGGACCGACCGAGTTCCCTACATGGCTCCTCTGGCGGGTGTGATCGGCAGCCTATCGGCAGTCTGTGGCGGAGTCATGAGTGCCCTCTTCGACAAGCTGCCTACCGGTGCCGTGATCGTGATCGCCGCCGCTTCGATATTGGCATTCAGTATGGTATTTGGAACCCGTCATGGCTGGTTGGGATCGCGAAGAGCCTACGCGCCGCAGTCCCAGTAG
- a CDS encoding leucine-rich repeat domain-containing protein: protein MNDTTSPSDTSDSDAASSSTPVAATPGPLTIRAKRRRRILIGLGLLLGIVAVTGGGYWWTQSRNQPAIIEETPQPPTPAEAVAQALAAMQTATPLWPPAVNTNARPTKTDTAEDDTSEGAPAGEDSDAPLPPTANYDDQLSNSLLEILDIEIADKDLAPIEGNPEILQLHIDAGRITDEGIPSIVSLPNLIELRLRKSPIGDAGLAALADSPNMQNLQILNLPQAACTASGILELKKLKRLRNLRLGSLNARPEIVHAIVQLESLRAIHLIDIPITDAGLKILANMPRLDSLYIDGAAVTAGGWEWVFQNHPEIHIHINQEHHDHDPHRHEHK from the coding sequence ATGAACGACACGACCAGCCCCTCCGACACGTCCGACTCCGACGCCGCCAGTTCAAGCACCCCGGTTGCGGCAACGCCTGGTCCCTTGACCATACGAGCGAAGCGGCGGCGACGGATACTTATCGGGCTGGGCCTGTTACTGGGGATCGTTGCAGTCACCGGGGGAGGGTACTGGTGGACCCAATCGCGGAATCAGCCTGCAATCATCGAAGAAACGCCGCAACCTCCCACCCCTGCAGAAGCGGTCGCACAGGCGCTTGCTGCCATGCAAACAGCCACCCCACTCTGGCCGCCTGCCGTGAATACGAACGCTCGGCCAACGAAAACCGACACGGCCGAGGACGACACATCGGAAGGTGCCCCGGCCGGCGAAGACTCGGACGCCCCGCTCCCGCCAACCGCAAACTATGACGATCAACTATCGAATTCGCTCTTGGAAATTCTCGATATCGAGATCGCAGACAAAGATCTGGCCCCAATTGAGGGGAATCCTGAAATCCTTCAACTCCATATCGACGCGGGCCGGATTACCGACGAAGGGATCCCCAGCATCGTTTCGCTACCGAATTTGATCGAACTGCGGCTGCGGAAATCGCCGATCGGCGACGCGGGATTGGCCGCATTGGCCGATTCGCCCAACATGCAGAACTTGCAGATCCTGAACCTGCCACAGGCCGCCTGCACCGCCAGCGGAATCCTGGAGCTGAAAAAGCTAAAACGGCTAAGAAACCTCCGATTGGGGAGCCTGAACGCTCGCCCCGAAATTGTTCATGCAATCGTCCAATTGGAGTCATTACGAGCGATTCATCTGATCGATATCCCGATTACCGATGCCGGTTTGAAGATCCTGGCGAACATGCCGCGATTGGATTCGCTCTATATCGATGGAGCGGCAGTGACCGCAGGAGGTTGGGAGTGGGTTTTTCAGAATCACCCGGAAATCCACATTCACATCAACCAAGAACACCATGACCACGATCCCCATCGCCACGAACACAAATGA
- the rpsB gene encoding 30S ribosomal protein S2, protein MSEANTIVQTMIESGVHFGHRTSLWNPKMAPYIFGRKNQIHILDIRETLRGLLRAKKYLQQVAESGGLILFVGTKRQAGEAVEEHCLRCGMPFVAERWLGGTLTNFRTIRSRLGRLEELEKIRSGEALDKYSKKMQSALTREYRKMYRNLNGLRSMNRLPECMVIIDPGKERNAVREAKRLGIPTVALIDTDSNPDLIDLPIPGNDDGIRSIEIIMKQLADAVIAGKGTPAEAEKAAPEAAPAAAAESTESAS, encoded by the coding sequence ATGAGCGAAGCAAATACGATTGTTCAGACCATGATCGAATCGGGAGTCCACTTTGGACACCGAACGAGCCTCTGGAACCCAAAGATGGCTCCGTACATCTTTGGTCGTAAGAACCAAATTCACATCCTCGACATCCGCGAAACCCTGCGTGGATTGCTACGAGCCAAAAAATACCTTCAGCAAGTTGCTGAATCGGGCGGCCTGATCCTGTTTGTCGGCACAAAACGCCAAGCGGGTGAAGCGGTTGAAGAGCATTGCCTGCGTTGCGGAATGCCTTTCGTCGCCGAGCGTTGGTTGGGTGGAACGTTGACCAACTTCCGCACGATCCGCAGCCGACTGGGACGTCTGGAAGAACTGGAAAAGATCCGTTCGGGCGAAGCCCTGGACAAGTACAGCAAGAAAATGCAGTCCGCGCTGACTCGCGAATACCGCAAAATGTACCGCAACCTTAATGGCTTGCGCAGCATGAACCGGTTGCCTGAGTGCATGGTCATCATCGATCCAGGCAAAGAGCGTAACGCCGTCCGCGAAGCGAAACGACTGGGAATCCCCACCGTCGCGCTGATCGACACCGACAGCAACCCAGACCTGATCGATCTGCCGATCCCAGGCAACGATGACGGGATCCGCTCGATCGAAATCATCATGAAACAACTGGCCGACGCCGTCATCGCAGGCAAGGGAACTCCTGCCGAAGCTGAAAAAGCGGCTCCGGAAGCAGCCCCAGCGGCCGCTGCCGAATCGACCGAATCGGCTAGCTAA
- the tsf gene encoding translation elongation factor Ts has translation MSTVTAAAVKSFRERTGLPLMDCKRALQDAGGDEEKAVELLRKEGQKLADKRSDRETAFGRFGQHLGTEKSVGAMVELLCESAPVTQNEQFIQLSNDLATALAADASIETADALLDKESPSIPGTTLRQQKDDLFNRIREVFNVGRMARVEGPCGGYTHNAGTVAGVLIHVEGGNDDAAKDVAMHVAAMNPAALSADELDQEEVAKERELLKAAAIAEGKPEKIVDKMVDGRMRSYFAERTLLQQPFVKDDKQTVEEYAKSHGMVVKAYHHWILGEK, from the coding sequence ATGTCCACGGTGACCGCCGCGGCCGTCAAATCTTTCCGTGAGCGTACCGGGCTCCCCCTGATGGACTGCAAACGAGCTTTGCAGGACGCGGGTGGCGACGAAGAGAAGGCAGTTGAACTGCTACGCAAGGAAGGCCAGAAACTAGCCGACAAACGCTCTGACCGCGAAACCGCGTTCGGACGATTCGGACAGCACCTCGGAACAGAGAAATCTGTCGGGGCAATGGTCGAATTGTTGTGCGAAAGTGCACCTGTTACCCAGAACGAACAGTTCATCCAACTGTCCAACGACTTGGCAACAGCACTAGCTGCTGACGCTTCGATCGAAACGGCCGATGCACTGCTAGACAAAGAGTCTCCATCGATTCCCGGAACCACACTTCGTCAACAAAAAGACGACTTGTTCAACCGGATTCGCGAAGTCTTTAACGTCGGACGTATGGCTCGCGTCGAAGGCCCTTGTGGTGGATACACCCACAACGCAGGGACCGTCGCTGGAGTCCTCATCCACGTTGAAGGTGGTAACGACGACGCAGCCAAAGACGTTGCAATGCACGTTGCAGCCATGAACCCTGCTGCTCTGTCAGCGGACGAATTGGATCAGGAAGAAGTCGCCAAAGAACGCGAATTGCTAAAAGCTGCTGCAATCGCCGAAGGCAAACCGGAAAAGATCGTCGACAAAATGGTCGACGGCCGAATGCGGTCCTACTTCGCGGAACGCACCTTGCTTCAACAGCCATTCGTCAAAGACGACAAGCAAACGGTTGAAGAATACGCCAAGTCGCACGGCATGGTCGTAAAAGCATACCATCACTGGATCCTGGGCGAGAAATAG
- a CDS encoding mechanosensitive ion channel family protein: MPETSSPAETAEVAANAAPANQTSDFDLMAEIDSIRNLSSEDLNYLLMTYALPAVAALAAILVGYFVAKFVSRVVSAPVIKRVDETLGRFVAKFTFYSLMAGITLGALSKIGAPVTGLAALIAAAGFAVGLAFQGTLSNFASGILLLVFRPFKVGDTINAGGITGKVNEIDLFTVTLDTPDNRRIIVPNSSISGGTIENISFHRQRRVEVLVGVEYSADIEQTRQVLKEAAEAMRSHLIDGPNRGYAIVLDNLGASSVDWKVRFWAASSDYWSVREMLTGEIKQRLDAANIGIPFPQMDIHVISGSDSPETELERQRVRPRPRSTRQTA, encoded by the coding sequence ATGCCAGAAACATCCTCACCTGCCGAAACGGCGGAAGTCGCTGCGAACGCAGCCCCCGCCAACCAAACGTCTGATTTCGATCTGATGGCGGAAATCGATTCCATTCGGAACCTCTCATCCGAAGACCTAAACTACCTGCTGATGACGTATGCGTTGCCAGCGGTTGCAGCGTTGGCTGCGATCCTCGTGGGTTACTTTGTCGCCAAGTTTGTCTCGCGCGTCGTTAGTGCTCCAGTCATTAAACGCGTCGACGAGACCCTTGGCCGGTTCGTCGCGAAATTCACCTTTTACAGCTTGATGGCGGGGATCACGCTAGGAGCCCTTTCGAAAATCGGGGCTCCCGTTACCGGGCTTGCCGCCCTGATTGCTGCCGCTGGTTTTGCCGTGGGCCTAGCCTTCCAAGGAACGCTTAGCAATTTCGCCTCCGGGATCCTGTTGTTGGTTTTCCGGCCGTTTAAGGTGGGCGATACGATCAATGCGGGCGGGATCACGGGGAAGGTTAACGAAATCGACCTATTCACCGTCACCCTCGACACTCCCGACAACCGCCGGATCATCGTCCCCAACAGTTCGATTTCGGGCGGTACGATCGAAAACATTTCGTTCCATCGCCAGCGACGGGTCGAAGTCCTTGTCGGAGTCGAATACTCCGCCGACATTGAACAGACTCGCCAGGTCCTTAAAGAAGCCGCTGAAGCGATGCGATCCCATCTGATCGATGGCCCCAATCGTGGCTATGCGATCGTCCTGGACAACCTGGGTGCCAGCAGTGTCGACTGGAAGGTTCGCTTCTGGGCCGCCAGCAGCGACTACTGGTCGGTCAGGGAAATGCTGACAGGTGAAATCAAACAACGCCTGGACGCCGCCAACATCGGGATCCCATTCCCTCAAATGGACATTCACGTTATCAGCGGGTCCGACAGCCCCGAAACTGAACTGGAACGTCAACGCGTCCGCCCACGTCCAAGATCGACACGGCAAACCGCTTAA
- a CDS encoding protein kinase domain-containing protein → MSDPQIQADLELLDSDRQTVTVNLNGQLSTPFPAATLQLKPSLPVEGGSSPSPWLKERRLPERKVTSPGERSHDVTDYRLIGELGAGGTAVVYQAHQRAVDREVAVKVLRDELNRDPLAQARFLSEARTIGSLDHPNVIALHELAFGEKGQLFYSMKRIDGTTWAEVMSERTVKENLAILIRVADAIRYAHSRRLLHRDIKPENVMLGRFGEVLLADWGLALSYPVVTENDQTPSIGGTPAYMAPELAAGVLESIGPTTDIYLLGAVLFQMVTGFPPHHGSTLIECIQAAADNKIRPTRVTGALLDIALKAMQTNPEDRFQTVEEFQDALRLYDKRQESVRLVERAMQHSSDAEKASGYEKYAIALNLLGEALEVWPENTKAIQLQKNTQIEFSRRALSLGDYDLALDMLVTAGEGESELAARVRRRRSKRKHQVKREARLQALFSHAPDPVVITRADDGRVVEANEMFLSLFGFELENIVDVNIADLNLWVLPQRRCDYQQQIKSRKRVENFEAQLYSGQARVIDALISSRIVESDNQSLLVTNVRDITLRKRAENELRRSRQRLREFTRLARLGTWEYDVRAEVVHWNSQLYAITGMQPNDQEDPDVNAFMKSIHPEDRPRLKASMDNALKTGEPYQVQARHQIPNGEYRTVIARGQPIRDLMGDVVEIYGTIQDISEQQAELERVQAQTAAMQQLIDWSGEALLAIGDKGQILAASSSMAASLEVSAAQLRCQGQLVWQPGLEAGDLPAGTQEVLAKVEHPSKPDSNWQTFQIMPTGCDSVRIAKPVV, encoded by the coding sequence ATGTCCGATCCCCAAATCCAAGCGGATTTGGAATTATTGGATTCCGATCGGCAAACCGTAACGGTAAATCTTAATGGACAACTGTCCACTCCGTTCCCCGCGGCGACTTTGCAGCTGAAACCTTCGCTGCCCGTGGAAGGGGGATCATCTCCCTCGCCGTGGCTGAAAGAACGCCGGTTGCCGGAACGAAAAGTGACTTCCCCGGGCGAACGCAGCCATGATGTGACCGATTACCGTCTGATCGGGGAGCTGGGGGCAGGAGGAACCGCGGTCGTCTATCAGGCGCATCAGCGGGCTGTCGATCGTGAAGTCGCGGTGAAGGTGCTGCGGGATGAACTGAATCGTGATCCGCTGGCTCAGGCAAGGTTTCTCAGTGAAGCCAGGACCATTGGCAGTTTGGATCATCCCAATGTGATCGCACTGCATGAGTTGGCGTTCGGCGAAAAAGGCCAGCTGTTCTATTCGATGAAAAGAATCGATGGGACGACCTGGGCGGAGGTCATGTCCGAGCGGACGGTCAAGGAGAATTTGGCGATCCTGATTCGCGTCGCCGATGCCATTCGCTACGCCCATTCACGCCGCTTATTGCATCGCGACATTAAGCCCGAAAATGTGATGTTGGGGCGGTTCGGTGAAGTCCTGCTAGCGGACTGGGGGCTGGCGCTCTCCTATCCCGTCGTGACGGAGAACGATCAGACCCCGTCGATTGGCGGGACTCCGGCTTATATGGCCCCCGAGCTGGCCGCTGGGGTTTTGGAAAGTATCGGCCCAACGACCGATATCTACCTGCTGGGGGCCGTGCTTTTCCAGATGGTGACCGGTTTTCCGCCCCATCACGGTTCGACGTTGATCGAGTGCATTCAGGCGGCAGCGGACAACAAAATTCGGCCGACTCGCGTCACCGGGGCGCTGTTGGATATCGCTCTGAAGGCGATGCAGACCAACCCGGAAGACCGCTTTCAAACGGTGGAAGAATTTCAGGATGCACTCCGGTTGTATGACAAGCGGCAGGAAAGTGTTCGCTTGGTGGAGCGGGCGATGCAGCATTCCTCGGATGCGGAGAAAGCGAGTGGTTACGAAAAGTATGCGATCGCATTGAACCTGCTGGGGGAGGCTCTGGAGGTATGGCCGGAAAACACGAAAGCCATTCAGTTGCAGAAGAATACACAGATCGAGTTTTCACGCCGCGCGCTTAGTCTTGGCGATTATGACTTGGCGCTCGATATGTTGGTGACCGCTGGTGAGGGCGAATCGGAATTGGCGGCACGGGTTCGTCGCCGCCGCTCCAAACGGAAGCATCAGGTCAAGCGAGAGGCTCGGCTGCAAGCGCTCTTCTCGCACGCTCCCGATCCGGTGGTGATTACCCGAGCGGATGACGGTCGCGTGGTCGAAGCAAACGAGATGTTCCTCAGCCTGTTTGGGTTTGAATTAGAAAATATCGTCGATGTAAACATCGCGGATTTAAACCTTTGGGTTCTGCCGCAACGCCGCTGCGATTACCAGCAGCAGATTAAAAGCCGCAAGCGAGTCGAAAATTTTGAGGCTCAGCTGTACAGCGGGCAGGCGCGGGTTATCGACGCTTTGATTTCCAGCCGGATCGTGGAATCGGACAATCAGTCTCTGCTGGTCACGAATGTTCGTGACATAACGCTTCGCAAGCGAGCGGAGAACGAACTTCGTCGCAGCCGGCAGCGGTTGCGTGAATTCACCCGTTTGGCACGCCTGGGAACCTGGGAGTACGACGTCCGGGCCGAAGTCGTTCACTGGAACAGTCAGCTGTATGCGATCACGGGAATGCAGCCTAACGATCAGGAAGATCCCGACGTTAATGCTTTTATGAAAAGCATCCATCCGGAGGACCGCCCTCGTCTAAAAGCATCGATGGATAACGCTTTAAAAACGGGCGAACCCTATCAGGTGCAGGCGAGGCATCAGATTCCAAACGGTGAATATCGTACGGTGATTGCTCGCGGGCAACCGATTCGAGATCTGATGGGCGACGTGGTCGAAATCTATGGGACCATCCAAGACATCAGTGAGCAGCAAGCCGAGCTCGAACGAGTCCAGGCTCAGACGGCTGCCATGCAGCAGTTGATCGATTGGTCGGGCGAGGCGCTGTTGGCGATTGGCGATAAAGGGCAAATCTTGGCTGCGTCTAGTTCGATGGCCGCCAGCCTGGAAGTCTCCGCCGCTCAGCTTCGTTGCCAAGGTCAGTTGGTTTGGCAGCCAGGTTTGGAGGCGGGTGATTTGCCCGCAGGGACGCAAGAAGTGTTGGCAAAGGTCGAACATCCGAGCAAACCGGATTCGAACTGGCAAACCTTTCAGATCATGCCGACCGGATGCGATTCGGTAAGGATCGCAAAACCGGTCGTTTAA
- the hpf gene encoding ribosome hibernation-promoting factor, HPF/YfiA family: protein MQLSVSARHGDLQAGDQALIEAKVEKLRRLFDRINAIIVTVDMKRMEKPEVEVKVSAEHAEDCVAKAEATNVIAALDLVLPKIEQQLRKLKEKRTGHRATGIKHLEPAPEAETEEE from the coding sequence ATGCAATTAAGCGTTTCGGCACGACACGGTGACCTTCAGGCTGGTGATCAGGCGTTGATTGAGGCCAAAGTTGAAAAGCTTCGTCGCTTATTCGACCGCATCAATGCAATCATCGTGACCGTCGATATGAAACGAATGGAAAAGCCCGAAGTCGAAGTCAAGGTATCCGCGGAGCACGCAGAGGACTGTGTTGCCAAAGCCGAAGCGACGAATGTGATCGCCGCCCTTGACTTGGTCCTTCCCAAAATCGAACAACAGCTCCGTAAACTAAAAGAAAAACGAACCGGTCATCGCGCGACCGGAATCAAACATCTCGAACCGGCACCTGAAGCGGAAACCGAAGAGGAGTAA
- a CDS encoding PTS sugar transporter subunit IIA, with product MKFSDFVSTKAICADLASESKETVIRELVQSLQDAGEISAEEQEDIIAAIMKREELGSTGIGRGVAVPHTKHPSVDKLVGTVGVSVDGVDFNSLDGEKVQLFFLLVSPPERPGDHLRALENISRQLRDDAFCRFLKQSKTPDDIQQLLNEADNNHFV from the coding sequence ATGAAATTTTCAGACTTTGTCAGTACGAAGGCGATTTGCGCCGATCTGGCCTCTGAGTCCAAAGAAACCGTGATTCGGGAACTGGTTCAATCGCTGCAAGACGCAGGCGAAATCAGTGCTGAAGAACAAGAAGACATTATTGCTGCAATCATGAAACGCGAAGAACTTGGCAGCACCGGCATCGGCCGTGGCGTTGCCGTTCCGCATACCAAACACCCCAGCGTCGACAAACTTGTCGGAACCGTTGGCGTCAGTGTCGACGGAGTCGATTTCAACAGCCTAGACGGCGAAAAAGTTCAATTGTTCTTTTTGCTTGTCAGCCCACCGGAACGACCAGGCGACCACCTACGAGCTCTCGAGAACATCTCTCGTCAGTTACGCGACGACGCGTTTTGCCGCTTCCTGAAGCAAAGCAAAACTCCAGACGACATCCAACAGCTTCTGAACGAAGCTGATAACAATCACTTTGTTTAA
- a CDS encoding HPr family phosphocarrier protein, translating into MSNPPLCFDVTVRNPKGLHLRAINTLVQAAGQFEATILIRKDSEQADCASVFSLMTLGAEQGTELTVTVEGVDAPLAAAAIQRLFENGFYEMEEA; encoded by the coding sequence ATGTCCAACCCGCCTCTATGTTTTGATGTGACCGTGCGGAACCCAAAAGGGTTGCATCTGCGCGCTATCAATACATTGGTACAGGCGGCTGGACAATTTGAAGCGACGATCTTGATACGAAAAGATAGCGAACAAGCTGACTGTGCTAGCGTCTTTTCTTTAATGACCCTCGGAGCCGAACAAGGAACCGAGTTAACCGTTACCGTCGAGGGAGTCGACGCCCCATTGGCGGCGGCCGCCATTCAACGGCTTTTCGAAAACGGTTTTTACGAAATGGAGGAAGCCTGA
- the ptsP gene encoding phosphoenolpyruvate--protein phosphotransferase, whose product MLELQGIPVSPGVAIGPALVLDADGYSIPRCYVNETDVADEYHRLQQAVDDVSRSLEENRLQTSAKLGNSTGDIFAAQLQMLHDPRLAAELRRRITELQQSAPYAVSQVLHSYAAAMRRLKSTLLAERADDVIDIEKQLLHALGAVRSAPLKELTEPVIILCYNLTPSETANLDRRFVRGFCTETGGAGGHTAIVAKGMELPAVVGVGEFLDRVGQSTQVIVDGDHGRIILNPDEATLSRYRSGQEQQRIFDRTLEQLRDQPAETTDGTLVSLNANIEFPHEVAACLERGADGIGLYRTEFLYLASEQEPSEEDHYQAYSQVVRAMGDRPVVIRTLDLGADKMGHRPRADNERNPFLGLRSIRLALKNQDIFRPQLRAILRAAVHGDVRIMFPLITTLAELRQARMLLNVVGEDLREAGIECRTDIPIGMMVEVPAAVLMLDRFVKEVDFLSIGTNDLVQYTLAVDRSNESVADLYQSSDPAVLRLIEKSIYEAKKAGLPISVCGEMSSRPARALLLIGMGVRSLSVPPNALPKVKKAIRSVSIKECEEIAERAMTFESAREVDIYLADRLRALVPELLHQ is encoded by the coding sequence ATGCTTGAACTGCAAGGCATACCCGTTTCGCCTGGGGTCGCAATCGGTCCGGCTTTAGTTCTGGACGCCGATGGCTACAGCATTCCTAGGTGCTACGTTAACGAAACTGACGTTGCGGACGAATACCATCGTCTGCAACAAGCAGTCGATGACGTTTCGCGCTCACTTGAAGAGAACCGACTGCAGACTTCTGCAAAACTCGGTAACTCGACGGGGGATATTTTCGCCGCTCAACTGCAGATGTTACATGATCCGCGATTAGCAGCCGAACTCCGCCGCCGGATTACCGAGCTTCAACAGTCGGCGCCCTACGCCGTTAGCCAAGTCCTGCACAGCTATGCCGCCGCGATGCGGCGTTTAAAAAGCACCCTGCTGGCAGAACGTGCCGACGACGTTATCGATATCGAGAAACAACTGCTGCATGCTCTCGGTGCCGTCCGCTCCGCTCCGCTAAAGGAGCTGACCGAACCGGTTATTATCCTCTGCTATAACCTGACCCCCAGCGAAACCGCCAATCTTGATCGACGGTTTGTCCGCGGGTTCTGCACTGAAACCGGTGGCGCTGGCGGCCATACGGCGATCGTCGCCAAAGGAATGGAATTGCCCGCCGTCGTCGGAGTCGGGGAATTTCTTGATCGCGTCGGCCAATCGACCCAGGTGATCGTCGATGGAGACCACGGCCGGATCATTCTGAATCCCGACGAAGCAACGCTATCGCGATACCGCAGCGGGCAAGAACAACAGCGGATTTTCGACCGAACCCTGGAACAACTGCGGGACCAACCGGCCGAGACAACCGACGGGACGTTGGTCAGCTTAAATGCCAACATCGAATTCCCCCACGAAGTCGCCGCCTGCCTAGAACGCGGAGCCGATGGGATCGGATTGTACCGAACCGAATTCTTGTACTTGGCCAGCGAACAAGAACCCAGCGAAGAGGACCATTACCAGGCCTACAGCCAGGTCGTCCGCGCAATGGGGGATCGCCCGGTTGTGATCCGAACCCTCGACCTGGGTGCCGACAAAATGGGGCATCGCCCCCGAGCGGACAACGAACGCAACCCATTCCTGGGGCTGCGAAGTATCCGCCTGGCCTTAAAAAACCAAGATATTTTCCGCCCGCAACTGCGAGCGATCTTGCGAGCGGCCGTCCATGGCGATGTTCGCATTATGTTCCCGCTGATCACAACCTTGGCTGAACTGCGGCAAGCAAGAATGCTGCTGAATGTGGTGGGTGAAGACCTCCGCGAAGCGGGCATCGAATGCCGCACGGATATCCCCATCGGCATGATGGTTGAAGTCCCCGCCGCCGTTCTGATGTTGGACCGATTTGTCAAAGAAGTCGATTTCTTAAGCATCGGCACCAATGATTTGGTGCAGTACACGTTGGCTGTCGACCGAAGCAACGAATCGGTCGCCGACCTTTATCAATCGAGTGACCCAGCCGTCCTCCGTTTGATCGAAAAATCAATCTACGAAGCGAAGAAAGCGGGACTCCCCATTTCCGTCTGCGGCGAAATGAGCAGCCGGCCCGCACGGGCTTTGTTGCTGATTGGGATGGGAGTCCGCAGCTTAAGCGTCCCGCCCAACGCCCTGCCGAAGGTAAAGAAAGCGATCCGGTCGGTATCGATCAAGGAATGCGAAGAAATTGCTGAACGTGCGATGACTTTCGAATCGGCTAGAGAAGTCGATATCTACTTGGCGGATCGATTGCGAGCCCTGGTACCGGAGCTTTTGCATCAATGA